A stretch of DNA from Bactrocera dorsalis isolate Fly_Bdor unplaced genomic scaffold, ASM2337382v1 BdCtg036, whole genome shotgun sequence:
GGCAGTTAGCAACTCGAAAAAGAAGATGCAGAAAAAATTCGACGTAGAAAAACTGAAAGATGAATCTACCTGCGCAAGGTTTATCGAATCGTTAAATGCATCTGTTGAAACAGAACATACTCTAACTAGCGACTGGAAAAGTATAAAACAAACTTTCCTAAAAGCAGCGGAATACAATATTGGATTCAAAGAATACAAACGAAAATCCTGGATCTCAGACTCCACATGGTGGTTAATAAACGAACgtagagaaataaaaaatcagctTAATTCCGCAAAGACGAGATCCGCCAAGTCGGCATTACAAAACACTTACACAAAAACCGACAAGCTGATAAAGAAAAGCGCGAGAACGGATAAACGAATCTGGAGTGACAATTTGGCTAGAAAAGCGCAGGAGGCCGCGGAAACGTACCGCACTCGTGACCTGTACCAAACGATACGGCAACTGACCAACGTAACACTCAAAACCTCCAAACCGCTAaaagatgaaaatggaaaattgaCAACGGCCAAAGATGAGCAGACTACCATCTGGGAgcgttattatgaaaaattgctttCACCAACCTCGTCGGAGGCTATTCAGTCATGCGGTTGCCAACGTCATTTACAAAGACGTGACATTCACACCTCGCACCCGAATGAGACGGAGATAATGACTGCTATCAGAGcattaaagaacaacaaaactccTGGGCCGGATAACATCAACCCAGAACTCCTAAAAGCTGATCCTCAGACGACTGCGCGGATACTGTTTCCTCTACTTAAAGATATCTGGACCTCAGAAAAGATACCGGACGAGTTGAAGGAAGGTGTTATTACTCTTCTTCCGAAGAAGGGAAATTTATCGGAATGTAAAAATTGGAGAGGAATAACACTACTGAGTatggtgaataaaataatagcGCACATAATTCACAAAAGGCTATCTGAGTCGCTGATGCATGGGCTACGTAAAGAACAAGCTGGTTTCAGACCCCATTGCTCATGTGTCGATCACATCAACACCTTACGAGTGATATATATATAGAGCAGTCGGCAGAGTGGCGAACTCCTCTCTACCTTTGCTTTATCGATTTTGAGAAAGCGTTCGACACTCTCAAACATGATGCGATTTGGAGAGCCCTAGTATGCAAAGGAGTTccggaaaaattaattaatctgATAAAACAGCTGTACTCAGGAGCTAGTTGTCGAGTAAggtgtggaaatattttaagtagcgGCATCCAAGTCAGGACTGGTGTCAGGCAGGGGTGCGTGCTATCTCCCCTTTTATTCAATTTGGTATTGGATTTGGTGATGCGTCAAGCGTGTGCGAATAATAGAGGAATATCTTGGGGTTTAAGCGGTAGCCTTGAAGATTTGGACTATGCGGATGATATCTGTCTGTTGTCTCATAAATATTCGCACATTTCCGTGAAACTTGAAGCCGTTAGTGATATCGCTGCACAAACtggacttaaaattaatatagcgAAGACAAAATTCATGCGCATCAATACAACCGAAACTCCAAATCTCAGATCGCGGGAACATGCCTCGAAGAAGTCCGACGAGTTTTGCTATTTAGGTAGCATCATATCTAAAAACGGTGGATCAACAGCCGATATACGAAACCGTATATCGAAAGGTCGTGCTGCCTTCGGCAATGTTGGATAAAGTATGGAGATCAACACATATATCCATACGTAcaaagctaaaaatattcgattcAAGCGTGAAATCCGTTGTATTATACGGCTGCGAGACGTGGAATATTGCAGCGAATGTTTTGCAATCGCTGCAATCCTTTCTTAATCGAtgtcttcgaaaaattttgcgGATATTCTGGCCTAAGGTTATCAGCAATGCTAACCTCTGGACCGTAACCAAACAGCTACCGATTCACATCGAAATTCGACGTCGTAAATGGAAATGGATCGGCCACACTCTGCGAAAGCCTCACGACGACATAAGCAGAACAGCGCTAGATTGGAATCCGCAAGGGAGCCGAAGACGCGGGAGACCAGCCAACACCTGGAGACGGGAAGTGGAAGCAGAAGCACAGAGAAGCGGTTATTCTTggagagaaataaaatttctagctataaataaaattaattataatttgtttattgaggccctatgttccacctaggaactacgggaaaatatatatatataacgacagtgtatttggaaaaatttcacaattttatattaaggtgtagaatctgttttttagtacagatgcggtaagcaatctataccaagttgcgtaaaaatattaactatacatattcatgttaattaaccgttttgaagttattggagttgccacataaccataatgagagtgaatttggaaaaatttcgcaatcttatattaaggtgtagaatcgattttttagtacatatgcactaagtaaccgataccaagttgcgtaaaaatatgaactatacatatatatgttaattagcctttttgaggttattggagatgtcatatagccgtaacgacagtgtatttggaaaaatttcacaatcttatattaaggtgtagaatcgattttttagtccatatgcactaagttaccgataccaagttgcgtaaaaatatgaactatacatatttatgctaattaaccgttttgaggttattggagttgtcagatagccataacgacagtgtatttggaaaaatatcacaatcttatattaaggtgtagaatcgattttgtagtacatatgcactaagtagccgataccaatttgcgtaaaaatatgaactatacatatttatgctaattagccgtcatatagccataacgatagtgtatttggaaaaatttcacaattttatattaaggtgtagaatccattttttagtacatatacattaagcagtcgataccaagttgcgtaaaaatatgaactatacatatttatgctaattaaccgttttgaggttattggagttgtcatatagccataacgacagtgtatttggaaaaatttcacaatcttatattaaggtgtagaatccattttttagtacatatacatcaagcaatcgataccaagttgcgtaaaaatatgaactatacatatttgtgcttattagccgttttgaggttattggagttgtcatatagccataacgacagtgtatttggaaaaatttcacaatcttatattaaggtgtagaatccattttgtagtacatatgcactaagtagtcgataccaagttgcgtaaaaatatgaactatacatatatatgttaattagcctatttgaggttattggagatgtcatatagccgtaacgacagtgtatttggaaaaaattcaaaatcttatattaaggtgtagaatccattttgtagtacatatgcactaagtagtcgataccaagttgcgtaaaaatatgaactatacatatttatgctaattaaccgttttgaggttattggagttgtcagatagccataacgacagtgtatttggaaaaatatcacaatcttatattaaggtgtagaatcgattttgtagtacatatgcactaagtagccgataccaatttgcgtaaaaatatgaactatacatatttatgctaattagccgtcatatagccataacgatagtgtatttggaaaaatttcacaatcttatattaaggtgtagaatccattttttagtacatatacattaagcaatcgataccaagttgcgtaaaaatatgaactatacatatttactgcttaaccgttttgaggttattggagatgtcatatagccgtaacgacagtgtatttgggaaaaattcaaaatcttatatttatttatttatttatttattaacgcACTCAGCAATTATAcatagatttttttcttttacatgtTGAGTATTAAGAGAGAAATTTTGGAAGAATAATAATActttgaagaaaagaaaataataacaaatgttAGAATTAGTTAAGATCAGAATCAGAAAACCTTAAGCAATAtcacttctttatttattagtatCTTTCTTTATCCGAATATCAGGTAAGAATTAAACGTTTAgcttcacttttaattttttctgcagACATGTTGAAAACATCCGTACGGTCAGCATACTCATTAATTACATTCGCGATCCTATAGGTCGGTGCACGAGTATTGTATCTCGATCTAACTATTGGTACTTTAATAACTCTTGACTTTCGCAAGTTTACTTTGTACTCCACGAAGTCAAATATTTCCACCAACTCTGGAACGTCCCAATGTCCATTAATGATATTAGCTCCGGTGCAGAAAGTTAGATATTTTCTCCTATTGGCCAGTGTGGGATTACTAGGTTCTAGTGCATCAGTTGCACCTCTTGAGTCCTTACTCATGTTGTGACGATATTTTAAGTGtttgttaaactttttttgtactgATTCCAATTTATCAATTTGATAACTATAGATTGGATCCCAGACTACACATCCATACTCCAACACTGGCCTCACTAGTGCATTGAACAGACCAATCAGCGTACTACCGTTCTCAAAATCTTTACTTGTTCTCAACAGGCTACCTAGGATCTTATTGGCTTTGGctacaatattatttatgtgACCAACAAATGTGAGTTTACTGTCCATATGTATTCCAAGATCTTTTATCGACCCTACTTGTTTAACTATATCATTACCCATATAATAAAGGTGTTGATTAACTTCAGATTTACGGCTATATTTAATGATTGCACATTTCCCCACGTTAAGCTTCAATTTATTAAACTCACACCATCTCACCAGCTTGTTTATATCTTCTTGAAGTTCATACGTGTCACCGATGTTCTCAATGCACCCTATAGATTTTCGAATCATCAGCGAAGAGTGAGTACCGTGATGTAAATTCCGCTCCAATATCATTAACAAAGATACAGAACAGTAGAGGCCCTAAATGTGACCCTTGTGGTACACCCGATGTCACCTTGAACTCTCTAGAGATGGAGTCATTAATCTTTACACGGAGTCTTCTTCCACTCAAGTACGATTCAAACCATTCATATATACAACCCGTGATACCATATTTCTTCAGCTTCAGCAACAGGACTTCATGGTTCACCATATCAAACGCTTTACTAAAGTCCGTATATAGCGCATGGACCTCAAGGTTTTTAGACCAATGCTGTAAGATATATTCTACGTACATCATGAGGTTCGAGGTGGTTGATCTTCCCTTGAACGAATCCATGGTTGCTGTCTGATCAGAGAATCCTTAAACCATGTTTCAATCTGACCATATATCAACTTTTCAAACAGCTTGGGTAATGCGGATTGAATGCAGACTTGTCTATAGTTACTCACGTCAAATCTTTCTTCCAGCCTTAAATACAGGTACTACGTATGCATCTTTCCAGCAATTGGGAAAAATTcccaattttaatgatttgtttAACAGAAAGCTCAGTGGTTCACACAAACCCACAGCACATTCTCTTagaaagaagttcgaaataCCATCTGGGCCTGGGCCTTTGCTAGGATCAAGAGCTAACATCCTTTTCAATAATTCATCAAAGGTGATTTCAAGATCTTCCAAGTTGCTATTACAATTTTTCAGTCGCTCCAATGAGAATGTGATGTCCTCTTGTAGTAATGTGTCCACTTCCTGATAAATACTGCTAAAGAAATCCGCAAACAAGTCACATACACTATCCGCACCTTCCGCCTTGACGTCATTCCACTCCATACTAGACGGTATTCCTTTGGCTGTGCTTTTTTTCATTCTTATAAATTTCCAGAAATATACAGGGTCAGATTTAATCTTCTCCTCAGCGCCTTTGGTAAAGTTTCTATAGCATTGACTACATAACCTTTTACATTCTTTTCTCAGTTTCCTAAAAATTTCGTAGTCCAAGTAACTTCCAGAGCACTTATATCTGTGATGCGCTGTCCTTTTCAATTTAATCTTGTGAATTAGAAGTCTACTAAACCAACAAGGATAATTGTAATCCTTTCTTACCGAGTGCGGCACATAGTTATTAATCCCTTCAGAAATGATTCCGTAAAAGTGTTCTACCATACTATCAATATCCTTCAATTCGTACATAGGAATCCAgtttgtttgaagaaaaaaattatttagagcaCCGTAGTCGGCTTTTTTGAAGTCCAAGTATTCTACCGTTTTCTGTCTGATAGTCCTCATGTAGTGTAACTTCAATTCCAATAGTGGGATGGTATTTGTCCTCTGGAACCATAGGAGCTATTCTATTAgcaaaaaaatcacaattaGTAACAGCATAAATCCAGAAATTTACCGACCAGAATTACAGATCTTATTAATTTGAGTCAAACCCAGGAGAGAATACTCCTCAATCACCAAACCCGCCTGCTCAGATTCTCCAATAAATTCTTCCTCACCTCCAGTCCCTGATCCATTTAGTGTCCGGAAGGTTGTAGTCACCAAGAAGCAGGATTTTACAACCAGGATATCTATTCACTATATTAACCGTGTCCTGTATGTGTTTAGCATACACATTGCAGTCTCCATTCGGTGGAATGTAAAACACATCCTACAATCAAATCATCATTCTTAAGTTTAATCTTAACAAATAACTGACTCAATGCCCTGAGTGAACAACATTGATTAAGCCAGCCTGAAATATTCGCTTCACTGCAATAAACACTCCTCCTCCACGCCGTTTCGTAAAGTCCTCACGATCTTTCCTAAATAACTGATACGTATTGTTTATAACCTCCCCGTCTTTTATACTATCGTTCAACCATGATTCAGTAACACACACAACCTCCGGATCACTAGACGCAGATATTGTATAAAACTGACTCAGCTTAGTGCGTAAACCCCTGACATTCTGATAAACAATGTTGATATTTGTTAATGCTCCTCCGATATTAGGATTCTTGGccgaaaatttacatttttgtcgATAAACGGCTCCCCAAATTTGTACCTAATGACCAGATTTTTTTCTCCTTTCTCTTCTCTCACTTTCAACTCACTGTGCATTTTCTTTATCTTTTCTCTCTGGGCTAATGTCAAATCCTGTTTGAGCTTGACCGACTCAGCTTTAAGTTTCGTTGTCAATATCTTTCTAGCACATTCTTTAGACGGAAGTGCGATTTTCACTGGACGAATCTTGTCCTTTGCTGCTTTACCAATTCTATTGATTTTGATATCATCCATCTCAATACCACAATCATCCGGTAGCAGTtgaatgaattttgttttatcatcCAACTGTCTCTCCGCACCAGTATTCTTGTCTGATTCTTTAAAGTTGTACCCGTTGATGCTGGATTCCTCACTTTTCCGTTCTTCAGCTTCTCTGAATACTCCTTGCATGTCTAtttcaaaaccttttttttcCGCGTAGAGACACGTTTACCCCAGGTCGTCCAGAGTCTTTGccttattttcatatacatttttatccATTTCTCTAGCCTTTTTTAGTTCAGTAATTTCCTCCTCCATAACAGTGATACTTGTCTTTAATTCTCTAATTTCATACGCAAAGGTTCCACATGTTTTGCAAACTTTTGATCCAATAATTTATCTAGGCgttctaatattttattcatgcCTGGAGCATCACTATAACCCTCACCGGCCACGCTTTCAGACTCCGGGACAACGAAGCTAACCTCCAATTCGCATTTGCCACAGTTCCATGTATTTACATTAGTATCTTTAAACTTCTGGTAAAAAAATTCGAACTCATTTTTATCCAGACCACTGCAGCTCATATGATAccactttttacaattaatacAGCTCAAACTTCTAATATTTCCTTTAATTACACTATTGCACTCAACACAAACACGTCCTATTCGGCGCCATGGGTTGCCATAATGACTGCTATCAGAGCATTAAAGAACACAAAACTCCTGGGCCGGATAACATCAACCCAGAACTCCTAAAAGCTGATCCTCAGACGACTGCGCGGATACTGTTTCCTCTACTTAAAGATATCTGGACCTCAGAAAAGATACCGGACGAGTTGAAGGAAGGTGTTATTACTCTTCTTCCGAAGAAGGGAAATTTATCGGAATGTAAAAATTGGAGAGGAATAACACTACTGAGTatggtgaataaaataatagcGCACATAATTCACAAAAGGCTATCTGAGTCGCTGATGCATGGGCTACGTAAAGAACAAGCTGGTTTCAGACCCCATTGCTCATGTGTCGATCACATCAACACCTTACGAGTGATTGTAGAGCAGTCGGCAGAGTGGGCGAACTCCTCTCTAACCTTTGCTTTATCGATTTTGAGAAAGCGTTCGACACTCTCAAACATGATGCGATTTGGAGAGCCCTAGTCATGCAAAGGAGTTccggaaaaaattaattaatctgATAAAACAGCTGTACTCAGGAGCTAGTTGTCGAGTAAggtgtggaaatattttaagtagcgGCATCCAAGTCAGGACTGGTGTCAGGCAGGGGTTGCGTGCTATCTCCCCTTTTATTCAATTTGGTATTGGATTTGGTGATGCGTCAAGCGTGTGCGAATAATAGAGGAATATCTTGGGGTTTAAGCGGTAGCCTTGAAGAATTTGGACTAATGCGGATGATATCTGTCTGTTGTCTCATAAATATTCGCACATTTCCGTGAAACTTGAAGCGTTAGTGATATCGCTGCACAAACtggacttaaaattaatatagcgAAGACAAAATTCATGCGCATCAATACAACCGAAACTCCAAATCTACAGATCGCGGGAACATGCCTCGAAGAAGTCGACGAGTTTTGCTATTTAGGTAGCATCATATCTAAAAACGGTGGATCAACAGCCGATATACGAAACCGTATATCGAAAGGTCGTGCTGCCTTCGGCATGTTGGATAAAGTATGGAGATCAACACATATATCCATACGTAcaaagctaaaaatattcgattcAAGCGTGAAATCCGATGTATTATACGGCTGCGAGACGTGGAATATTGCAGCGAATGTTTTGCAATCGCTGCAATCCTTTCTTAATCGAtgtcttcgaaaaattttgcgGATATTCTGGCCTAAGGTTATCAGCAATGCTAACCTCTGGACCGTAACCAAACAGCTACCGATTCACATCGAAATTCGACGTCGTAAATGGAAATGGATCGGCCACACTCTGCGAAAGCCTCACGACGACATAAGCAGAACAGCGCTAGATTGGAATCCGCAAGGGAGCCGAAGACGCGGGAGACCAGCCAACACCTGGAGACGGGAAGTGGAAGCAGAAGCACAGAGAAGCGGTTATTCTTggagagaaataaaatttctagctataaataaaattaattataatttgtttattgaggccctatgttccacctaggaactacgggaaaatatatatatatatataacgacagtgtatttggaaaaatttcacaattttatattaaggtgtagaatctgttttttagtacagatgcggtaagcaatctataccaagttgcgtaaaaatattaactatacatattcatgttaattaaccgttttgaagttattggagttgccacataaccataatgagagtgaatttggaaaaatttcgcaatcttatattaaggtgtagaatcgattttttagtacatatgcactaagtaaccgataccaagttgcgtaaaaatatgaactatacatatatatgttaattagcctttttgaggttattggagatgtcatatagccgtaacgacagtgtatttggaaaaatttcacaatcttatattaaggtgtagaatcgattttttagtccatatgcactaagttaccgataccaagttgcgtaaaaatatgaactatacatatttatgctaattaaccgttttgaggttattggagttgtcagatagccataacgacagtgtatttggaaaaatatcacaatcttatattaaggtgtagaatcgattttgtagtacaaattcactaagtaaccgataccaagttgcgtaaaaatatgaactatacatatatatgctaattagccgttttaaggtttttggaaaaaaatcacaattttatattaaggtgtagaatcaattttttagtacatatacattaagcagtcgataccaagttgcgtaaaaagatgaactatacatatttatgctaactaaccgttttgaggttatgcgagttttcatatagccataacgacagtgtatttggaaaaatttcacaatcttatattaaggtgtagaatccattttttagtacatatacatcaagcaatcgataccaaatttggcgtaaaaaatatgaactatacatatttgtgcttattaggccgttttgaggttattgagagttgtcatatagccataaccgaccagtgtatttggaaaaatttcacaatcttatattacaGTGTGGTAGAGGTCCATTTtagtagtacatatgcactaagtagtcgataaccaagttgcgtaaaaatatgaaactatACATTATATAATGTTAATTAGCCtatttgaggttattggagatgtcatatagccgtaacgaacagtgtatttggaaaaaattccaaaatcttatattaaggtgtagaatccattttgtaGTTACATATGCCACTAAAGTAGTCCGATACCAAGTTTGcgttaaaaatatgaactaatacatatttatgctaattaagcgttttgaggttattggagttgtccaGATAGCCAtaaacgacagtgtatttggaaaaatatcacacatcttatattaaggtgtagaatcgatttgtagtacatatgcactagtagcaatcgataccaattttgcgtaaaaatatgaaaactatacatatttaatgctaattagccgtCATAATAGCCATAAcagatagtgtatttggaaaaatttccacaatcttatattaaggtgtagaaatccttttttagtacatatacattaagcaatcgataccaagttgcgtaaaaaatatgaactatacagtATTTATGCTAATTTAACCGTTTTTTTGAGGGTATTGGATGATGTCTATAATAGGCCGTAACGTACAGtggtatttggaaaaaaatcaaaattcttatataaggttgtagaatccatttttgtagtacatatgcactaagtagtcgataaccaagttgagtaaaagtatgaaactatacatatttatgctaattaagctgtttcgaggttattggagatggtCCATACAGCCGTaccgacagtgtatttggaaaaattacacaatcttatattaaggtgtagagtcgatttttttagtacagaaTGCACCTAAgttaaccgataccaagttgcgtaaaaaatatgaactatacatatttatgctaatttaaccgttttgaggttaattggagatgtcatatagccgtaaacgacagtgtatttttttggaaaaatttcaacaatcttatattaaggtgtagaatcgattttatagtgaacacatgcactaagcaatctataccaagttgctgtaaaaatattaaactatacatatttatgttaattagctgttttgaggttattggagatgtcatatagccataaacgacagtgcatttcgaaaaatttcacaatcttatattaaggcgtagaaatctattttttagttcaaatgcacaaagcaatctataccaagttgagtaaaaatatgaactatacatatttatgctaattaaccgtttcgaggttattggagttgccacataaccataacgacagtgcattaggaaaaatttcgcaatcttatattaaggtgtagaatcgattttttagtacatatgcactaagtaatcgatactgagttgcgtagaaatatgaactatacatatttatgctaattagctgtttggaggttattggagatgtcatatagccgtaacgacagtgtatttggaaaaacttcacaatcttatattaaggtgtagaatccattttttagtacatatgcactaagtagccgataccaagttgcgtaaaaatatgaactatacatatttatgctaattagctgttttgaggttattgtagatgtcatatagccgtaacgacagtgtattttgagaaattacacaatcttatattaaggtgtagaatccattttttagttcatatgcactaagtaaccgataccaagttgcgtaaaaatatgaactatacatatttatgctaattaaccgttttgaggttattggagttgtcatatagccataacgacagtgtatttggaaaaatttcacaatcttatattaagatgtagaatcgattttttagttcatatgcactaagcaatcgataccaagttgagtaaaaatatgaactatacatgtttatgttaattagcctttttgaagttattggagttgccatatagccataacgacagtgtatttggaaaaatttcacaatcttatattaaggtgtagaatcgattttttagttcatatgcactaagcaatcgataccaagttgcgtaaaaatatgaactatacatatttatgctaattaaccgttttgaggttattggagttgtcacatagccataacgacagtgtatttgaaaaaattacacaatcttatattaaggcgtagaatcgattttttagtacgaatgcactaagtagccgataccaagctgcgtaaaaatatgaactatacatatttctgctaattaaccgttttgaggtttttggagatgtcatatagccacaacaacagtgcatttggaaaaatttcacaatcttatattaaggtgtagaatcgattttttagtacatatgcactaagtaatcgataccaagttgcgtaaaaatatgaactatacatatttatgctaattagcctctttgaagttattggagtttccacataaccataatgacagtgaatttggaaaaatttcacaatcttatattaaggtgtagaatccattttttaagtacatatgcactaagcaatctataccaagttgcgtaaaaatatgaactatacatatttatgctaattaaccgttttgaggttattggagttaacatatagccataacgacagtgtatttggaaaaatttcacaatcttatattaaggtgtagaatcgattttttagtacatatgcactaagtaaccgataccaagttgcgtaaaaatatgaactatacatatttatgctaattaggtgttttgaggttattggagatgtcatatagccgtaacgacagtgtatttggaaaaatttcacaatcttatattaaggtgtagaatcgattttttagtccatatgcactaagtaatcgataccaagttgcgtaaaaatatgaactatacatatttatgctaattaaccgttttaaggtttttggagatgtcatatagccgtaacgacagtgtatttggaaaaatttcacaatcttatattaaggtgtagaatcgattttttagtacatatgcaataagtaatcgataccaagttgcgtaaaaatatgaactttacatatttatgctaattaaccgttctgaggttattggagatgtcttATAGCCATTACGACAgttcatttggataaatttcccaatcttatattaaagtgtagaatcgattttttagtacatatgcactaagcaatctataccaagttgcgtaaaaatatgaactatacatatttgtgcttattagccgttttgaggttattggagttgtcatatagccataacgacagtgtatttggaaaaatttcacaatcttatattaaggcgtagaatccattttttagtacatatacattaagcaatcgataccaagttgcgtaaaaatatgaactatacatatttatgctaattaaccgttttgaggttattggagttgtcatatagcca
This window harbors:
- the LOC125780016 gene encoding uncharacterized protein LOC125780016 yields the protein MTVVQSYAPTNVAEVEVKEAFYSCLTKVLSEINKGDIVILMGDMNAQVGHHNKGLEATMGRHGLGTMTENGEMFTELCANFNLVIGGTLFNHKRVHKITWTSPDRMTENQIDHIAISRKWRGSLMDTRNKRGADIASDHHLLIASVRLKVAAVSNSKKKMQKKFDVEKLKDESTCARFIESLNASVETEHTLTSDWKSIKQTFLKAAEYNIGFKEYKRKSWISDSTWWLINERREIKNQLNSAKTRSAKSALQNTYTKTDKLIKKSARTDKRIWSDNLARKAQEAAETYRTRDLYQTIRQLTNVTLKTSKPLKDENGKLTTAKDEQTTIWERYYEKLLSPTSSEAIQSCGCQRHLQRRDIHTSHPNETEIMTAIRALKNNKTPGPDNINPELLKADPQTTARILFPLLKDIWTSEKIPDELKEGVITLLPKKGNLSESVSDIAAQTGLKINIAKTKFMRINTTETPNLRSREHASKKSDEFCYLGSIISKNGGSTADIRNRISKGRAAFGNVG
- the LOC125780017 gene encoding uncharacterized protein LOC125780017, translated to MKKSTAKGIPSSMEWNDVKAEGADSVCDLFADFFSSIYQEVDTLLQEDITFSLERLKNCNSNLEDLEITFDELLKRMLALDPSKGPGPDGISNFFLRECAVGLCEPLSFLLNKSLKLGIFPNCWKDAYVVPVFKAGRKI